In the Desulfuromonas sp. DDH964 genome, TCTCGCCTTACGGGTTCTCCACCGCCTTGTAGCGGTTGTAGCTCTTCGGCTTATGGCAGCCGACGAAACAGGTGCCGCCGGCCTTGTTTGGCACAAAGTTGATCGGAATCTCCCACTGGCCGAAGTCGGGCACCTTGCTCAGGATCATTTTCGGCTGATCGGCGCCATGGACACCGTGGCAGACCTTGCAGACCCGCCCCTTGTCGGGCTTGTTGACATGCACCCGGTGCAGGTTGCGGTCGCCGTTGCGGAAATTGGTCGCCTCCGAAGTACGGGCGTACTCAAAGGCGGTGCGATCATGGCAGGTCAGGCAAAGGGCATAGCGCTCAGCGCTGTAGCTGGCATAGAACTCCTGCGGGTAGGCCGCTTTGAGCAGAGGGGGATAATCCGAGCCGTGGGGGGCGTGACAGGCCCAGCATTCGCCTGCCGCCACCGGCTCATGCCCGTACTTCTGCGCCTTGATCCTGAGCTCCATCTCTTCGTGGCAGCCATAGCACATCGAGGCGGCCGGCCCCGAGAACATCTTCGGATAGCCGGTGCCGTGGGGGTCGTGGCAGGCACTGCAGCCGCCATCGGTCAAGGCGCCATGCCGGGAAGAGCCTCTGGTCTCGGCTTCGATCTGGTCGTGGCAGGAAAAACAGAGGGCATCCCCCTGGGCCGGCAGCAGGTACTTCTGCCCGGCGCTGTGCGGATTGTGGCAGTTGGTACAGCCGTCAGCGACGATCGGGTGAACATCGGCCATCGTTCCCAGCTGCGCCTTGTCGTCGTGGCACATGAAGCAGAGCTCGTTGCCGGGCGCGGCGAGCTGGTTCTCCGCAGCGCTGGCATGGACATCATGGCAGGAGGTGCAGTCCCCGTCCTTGACCGGGCTGTGCACCACCTTGCCCGCGGCCTTGTCGTCATGGCACTCATTGCACAGCCTGGCGCCCGTCGCCGGCAGCATGAATTTGGTCTTGCCGCCATGGGGACCGTGGCAGGAGGTGCACTCGCCATCCGCCACCGGGGTATGGACGTGCGCCTTGCCAGCGGTCTTGCTCTCGTGGCACTCGTTGCACAGCCCGGAGCCGGCGGCCGGCAGCATCCCCTTCGCCTTGCCGGCGTGGGGGCTGTGGCAGGCGGTGCAGTCGCCGTCGGCCACCGGTGGATGCAGGACCTTTAACCCCTTGGTCTTGCTCTCGTGGCAGCTGTAGCAGAGCTTGGCCCCACTCGCCGGGAGCATCCCCTTCACCTTGCCGCCATGGGGGTCATGACAGCCGGTGCAGCCATCACTCTCGATGATCGGGTGGATATCCGCCATTCCGGCGGTCTTGCTGTCGTGGCACTCTTCGCAGAAGGCAGGCCCGGACGCCGGCAGCATCCCCTTCGCCTTGCCGGCATGGGGGTTGTGGCAGGCGGTGCAGTCCCCTTCCGCGACCGGTGGGTGCAACGCCGCCTTCCCCTGGCGCGGATCGTCGTGGCAGCTCAGGCAGAGCGCGGCGCCGGCTTCAGGGAGCATCCCCTTCGCCTTACCGGCGTGGGGGTCATGGCAGCTCGTGCACCCCGATTCGAGAGCCGGGTGGACGTCGGCCATGCCGGCCGTTTTATCCTCGTGGCACCTCAGACAGAGGGCCGTCCCCTCCTGGTAGAGGAAATTGGGGTAGCTGCTCTGGTGGGGGCTATGGCAACCGGTGCAACCATCGACCAGCGCCGGGTGGACGCTGCTCATGCCGTCGCTTTTGTTGTCATGGCACTGATAGCAGAGCGCGCTCCCGGCTGCCGCCAGCTTGAACGCCCCCTTGCCGCCGGGGTGGGCCTTGCCGGTCGCTTCGTG is a window encoding:
- a CDS encoding cytochrome c3 family protein; the protein is MKRMALLPTVAALLLLMAVPGWAADSCVTANCHAVMGKARFVHGPVAAAECDLCHEATGKAHPGGKGAFKLAAAGSALCYQCHDNKSDGMSSVHPALVDGCTGCHSPHQSSYPNFLYQEGTALCLRCHEDKTAGMADVHPALESGCTSCHDPHAGKAKGMLPEAGAALCLSCHDDPRQGKAALHPPVAEGDCTACHNPHAGKAKGMLPASGPAFCEECHDSKTAGMADIHPIIESDGCTGCHDPHGGKVKGMLPASGAKLCYSCHESKTKGLKVLHPPVADGDCTACHSPHAGKAKGMLPAAGSGLCNECHESKTAGKAHVHTPVADGECTSCHGPHGGKTKFMLPATGARLCNECHDDKAAGKVVHSPVKDGDCTSCHDVHASAAENQLAAPGNELCFMCHDDKAQLGTMADVHPIVADGCTNCHNPHSAGQKYLLPAQGDALCFSCHDQIEAETRGSSRHGALTDGGCSACHDPHGTGYPKMFSGPAASMCYGCHEEMELRIKAQKYGHEPVAAGECWACHAPHGSDYPPLLKAAYPQEFYASYSAERYALCLTCHDRTAFEYARTSEATNFRNGDRNLHRVHVNKPDKGRVCKVCHGVHGADQPKMILSKVPDFGQWEIPINFVPNKAGGTCFVGCHKPKSYNRYKAVENP